A genome region from Perca fluviatilis chromosome 20, GENO_Pfluv_1.0, whole genome shotgun sequence includes the following:
- the LOC120549108 gene encoding zinc finger protein 770-like, translating into MPHVNDASVIRSSVLHFMDPVPQKQVDSANVDTAACNAHNGYTCKVCLKSFSSSLQLWIHSPAHNKLEQSEGGRESGQAFSQQAYSKEHLSSSRSKMTLNHQCPKCLKTFCTPSKLQRHFLIHTGQKPYSCMICLKAFRQKVHLKSHLSTANKCSLSVGTERKKERFGNSRQTTGLQPQSSLRLQPTSHHTPVSSSVELEQQCKISVNAVQDLNKTEIKSDASVKPEQSLNRSSQCWSKFCHKSDKQEQQQLTHKDLKPFQCMICSRSFKLEVNLIRHHKIHRNQKELGSSTTEQNSSDVKMSDSEAIQHLPEPRHAEPVDLNIVFKPETWSGNCNDCNDSLPQDSVLITSAEQQRETYHATNEQQRIYSLNQCRACLKCFPSVSKLQRHMMSHTGQRPFGCEMCGKRFRQKTHLRVHCRTHLWSRYHKQRSLYTNRPPSRIGGFNTRTAADVPVQEMLLHKNDFETHTGSNVVSVKHLDQSPSIITIQNNNRESDNKLLPRISKKNEVVRKVSKVTVKRTQTAKSMRHPGHVQHKCFQCLKCFPSASKLQRHEMVHTGLKPFQCVLCGKAFRQAPHLKTHERSHCERKPPGPVNLQGNIRKLKANRQQQLYPRISVHIPQQNRSVNTDTTLSNSDGAEDNGVRVLLCTRREISITKVNSLFKTNSKKNSNVIGKKGKLNTSPIARHLVTHSGVKPYKCTMCSKTFTQCRHLKVHEHRCRQGSHYIQGEIKIINSLQDKCIENLSDCTDLNVDATKEQPESHASVGHHSFTDGDLSYWSDAINTEWLAVPEVGLQEEKNESEKRQRDHYDLATDHYSYSFPSQLTFEITKLVQNQNMAAPPLSHQHDGTSTRNVEVPCQPKGVMAISDSNKLLSAEVENQMQPDNYWCEPLSVFECEKCSASFMSKNNLKQHLCSTNVQPKMTESAQKYRCDICFKHFVSPSKLKRHYLIHTGQRPFRCDICGKTFTQSAHVTTHRLTH; encoded by the coding sequence ATGCCACATGTAAATGATGCCTCAGTGATTCGGAGCAGTGTCTTACATTTTATGGATCCAGTACCTCAGAAGCAAGTTGATTCCGCAAATGTAGACACAGCTGCATGCAATGCCCACAATGGATACACCTGCAAAGTCTGCTTGAAGTCATTTTCTTCATCTCTTCAGCTTTGGATTCATTCGCCAGCTCATAACAAACTAGAACAAAGTGAGGGGGGCAGAGAGTCAGGCCAGGCTTTTTCTCAACAGGCTTATTCGAAAGAGCACCTGAGCTCCAGCAGAAGCAAAATGACTTTGAATCACCAGTGTCCTAAATGTCTCAAAACCTTCTGCACACCATCCAAATTACAACGGCATTTCCTTATTCATACGGGGCAGAAACCCTACTCATGTATGATCTGCTTGAAAGCCTTCAGACAGAAGGTACACTTGAAATCCCATTTAAGCACAGCAAATAAATGTTCACTGTCTGTCGGCActgaaaggaaaaaagagaggTTTGGTAATAGCAGACAAACCACAGGTCTGCAGCCTCAGTCGTCACTTCGACTTCAACCCACCAGCCATCACACTCCTGTGAGTTCCTCAGTGGAACTGGAGCAACAGTGTAAAATAAGTGTAAATGCTGTGCAGGACCTGAACAAAACCGAAATCAAGTCAGATGCATCTGTAAAACCAGAGCAGTCTTTAAATAGAAGCAGTCAGTGTTGGAGTAAATTTTGTCACAAGTCAGATAAACAAGAGCAGCAACAATTAACACACAAAGACTTGAAACCATTCCAATGCATGATCTGCAGCAGGTCGTTTAAGTTGGAAGTTAATTTAATACGTCATCATAAAATTCATAGGAACCAAAAAGAATTGGGAAGTTCTACCACGGAGCAAAACAGCAGTGATGTGAAAATGTCTGATTCTGAAGCAATACAACATTTACCTGAACCCAGGCATGCAGAGCCTGTTGACTTGaacattgtttttaaaccagAAACATGGAGTGGAAATTGCAATGACTGCAATGACTCTCTTCCCCAGGATTCTGTGTTAATTACATCAGCAGAACAGCAGAGGGAAACCTACCACGCCACCAATGAGCAGCAGAGAATTTACTCATTAAATCAGTGTCGtgcatgtttaaaatgttttccatCTGTATCAAAACTTCAAAGGCACATGATGAGTCATACTGGACAAAGGCCCTTTGGCTGTGAGATGTGTGGGAAGAGATTCCGTCAGAAAACACACCTGAGGGTCCATTGTCGCACTCACCTGTGGTCTAGATATCACAAGCAACGATCATTGTATACCAATCGGCCGCCTTCTCGCATTGGTGGGTTTAACACAAGGACCGCAGCAGACGTCCCAGTACAGGAAATGTTACTACATAAGAATGATTTTGAGACACACACTGGCAGTAATGTAGTCTCTGTAAAACACCTGGATCAGAGTCCTTCTATAATAACGATTCAGAATAACAACAGGGAATCCGATAACAAGTTGTTGCCACGTATCTCAAAGAAAAATGAGGTTGTGCGAAAGGTTTCTAAAGTGACTGTGAAAAGGACACAGACTGCTAAATCAATGCGTCATCCAGGCCACGTGCAACACAAGTGCTTCCAATGTTTAAAGTGTTTTCCAAGTGCCTCTAAATTACAAAGGCATGAGATGGTACACACAGGCTTGAAACCATttcagtgtgttttgtgtgggaAAGCATTCAGGCAAGCTCCACATCTGAAAACTCATGAAAGGTCTCACTGTGAGAGGAAACCACCCGGGCCAGTCAATCTACAGGGGAACATCAGAAAACTGAAAGCAAATAGACAACAGCAGCTTTACCCAAGGATCAGTGTCCATATCCCACAACAGAATAGATCTGTGAACACAGACACTACACTTTCAAATTCTGATGGCGCTGAAGATAATGGAGTGAGAGTGTTGCTCTGCACCAGGCGGGAAATATCCATCACAAAAGTTAACAGCCTCTTTAAGACAAACtctaaaaaaaatagtaatgtAATTGGTAAAAAAGGTAAACTTAACACATCTCCAATAGCAAGGCACTTGGTTACTCACTCTGGGGTAAAGCCATACAAATGCACTATGTGCAGCAAAACCTTCACACAGTGTAGACATCTAAAAGTTCATGAGCACAGATGCAGACAGGGTTCACATTATATTCAAGGAGAAATTAAAATTATCAACAGTCTCCAGGATAAATGCATTGAAAACCTTTCTGATTGTACAGATTTGAATGTAGATGCAACAAAAGAGCAGCCGGAGTCACATGCCAGTGTTGGTCATCACTCATTTACTGATGGAGATTTATCTTATTGGTCAGATGCAATAAACACTGAATGGTTGGCAGTGCCAGAAGTGGGCTTACAAGAGGAGAAAAATGAATCggagaaaagacagagagaccaTTATGATCTGGCTACAGACCATTATAGTTATTCCTTTCCCTCTCAACTTACCTTTGAAATAACTAAGCTTGTCCAAAATCAAAACATGGCAGCCCCACCTTTGTCACACCAGCATGATGGTACTTCTACACGTAATGTAGAAGTACCATGTCAGCCTAAAGGAGTTATGGCTATTTCAGATAGCAACAAGCTGCTCAGTGCTGAAGTTGAGAATCAAATGCAGCCAGATAATTACTGGTGTGAACCACTATCTGTGTTTGAATGTGAGAAGTGCTCTGCGAGTTTTATGAGCAAAAACAATCTTAAGCAACATCTTTGTTCAACCAATGTTCAACCCAAAATGACAGAGTCAGCCCAGAAGTATCGTTGTGACATTTGCTTCAAACATTTTGTGTCTCCCTCTAAACTTAAAAGGCATTATCTCATTCACACAGGTCAAAGGCCGTTTAGGTGTGACATTTGTGGCAAAACATTCACACAGTCAGCACATGTCACAACACACCGGCTGACTCACTGA